AAAGATCCGAGGTATAAACAAAATATGATTTATCTCCTGCTCCCAATCCAACGTGCACATTGATCCTGTCTTTTTTAAATATTTCTTTCAATTCGCTTAAATTAAAAGCAACGGGAGAATCCTGATGAAATACCATTTTGCCACCAATGGACAGGCTTACTTTTTCCTTCTCCATGGATATTCCGGAAGAACCAAGGGCGGCAATTATTCTTCCCCAGTTAGGATCTTCTCCAAAAAAAGCCGTTTTGACCAAATTTGAGTTCGCAATAGCATAGGCGGCAGACCGCGCATCCGATTTTGATTTAGCGCCTTCCACCATAATTGATATAAATTTTGTCGCTCCTTCGCCATCTTGAACAACAGCCTGGCAAAGTTCCGTTAAAACCTCGGACAACATGTCTCGAAAACGCTGCAGGCGGGCTTGCACCTTCTCCAATGGATTATTGCCGGCTAAACCATTAGCCATGATAATCGCCATGTCATTGGTGCTCATACAGCCGTCAACACTGATGGAATTAAATGTAGAATTAATTACCTGATGAAACACTGTGCTCAAAGCTTTGGAATCGATTAAAGCATCGGTCATTACATAAGTCAGCAAAGTCGCCATATTGGGTTCAATCATACCGGCGCCTTTGGCGATACCGCAAATGGTAATATCTTTTGCTCCGACCACGCCTTTGCGGATGGCAACCTTGGGATATTTATCCGTTGTCATCATTGCCGCTTCCGCATCCTCAATTCCGGCCTCGTTTAATCCTTTAACTAATTTACCGATGCCGCTTTCTATTTTTTTTAAGGGAAGTCTTTTTCCAATCACTCCCGTCGAACTTACCAGTACTAATTCATCTTTTATTTTCATTTCTTTAGATAAAGCTGAGGAAACAGCCAATGCATCCCTGTAACCTTCTTTCCCTGTTGCCGCGTTGGCACAACCACTGTTGGTTATGATTGCCTGAGCTATACCTCTTTTAACACGTTCTTCATTAATCAGCAGCGGCGCCGCTTTAAAGGTATTTTTAGTAAATACAGCCGCCACTTTTGCGGGTACGGTAGAATAAATCAAGCCCAGGTCTTTTTTATCGGTCCCCTTAATACCAACGGCAATTCCATTGGCCAGAAAGCCGGGCACACATATTTTTGTTTTATTTTTAACCATAACACCACTTCCTTTTTTTCAAATAACTTAAACGCCGCAACATTTCTTATATTTTTTGCCACTCCCGCAAGGACAGGGATCATTCCGTCCGGTTTTGGCGCCTTCATGCTTAACCGTTTTTGGTTCCGGCACATCTTCCCCGCGGCTCATAATATAATCCTGCTTTTGTTTCTGCCGTATTTCTTCTACTTCTTCCTCTCTCTGTATTCTAATAAGGCAAAGTTTTTCGAGTACATCCATCTTAATGCGGGCAATCATTTCCATGAACATCTCATAACCTTCCCGCTGATATTCTCTGACCGGATCCTTTTGAGCGTAACCGCGCAGACCGATTCCTTCTCTTAGGTGGTCCATCGCCAGCAGATGTTCTTTCCACTGAGTGTCTATCGCCTGGAGCATGATTACTTTCATCAGGTAATCCATAAGCTCCTTGCCGAATTCATTTTCCTTATTATGCAGGAGTTTTTGGACGCCTTCAATTACAAACTCACGAACGGACAACTGAGCAGAAGTATTCTGTCCTAAATTGACCAAATCAAATTTTATATTGAACTGCTTGAACAAAGCATCCTCAAATCCTTTAAGGTTCCATTCCTCCTTATTTTCTTTCTCATTCATAAATTCGGACAAAAGATCATCGATGATTTCTTCAATCATCTCATTAACATCTGTCCATAAGTCTTCGCCACGCAGCACTTTTTTACGCTGCTCATAAATTACTTTACGCTGCCTGTTCATTACATCATCATAATCAAGCAGATGTTTGCGAATATCAAAGTTTTGTCCTTCAACTCGCTTTTGGGCATTTTCTATGGCGCGGGAAATATATTTATGTTCAATCGGCTGATCCTCTTCAATGCCGATTCTATCCATAATCCCGGATATTCTCTCAGCACCGAATATACGCAAAAGGTCATCTTCCAGAGAAAGATAAAAGCGCGAAGATCCATTATCACCCTGACGTCCCGACCGGCCTCTTAACTGGTTATCGATTCGGCGGCTTTCATGGCGTTCGGTACCTAAAATATGCAGGCCTCCCAATTCCGCTACACCTTCTCCCAGTTTAATATCAGTGCCACGTCCAGCCATATTTGTTGATATTGTAACCATTCCCGGCTGACCGGCGTTGGCAACTATCTCCGCTTCTCTTTCATGATTTTTAGCATTCAGCACATGATGCTTAACCCCGGCCTTGGTTAGATATTTACTTAGGAGTTCAGATTTTTCTATTGAAATAGTACCGATCAAAACCGGTCTTTTCCCCTTATTCAATTCCTTAACTTCTTTAATGACAGCGTTGATTTTTTCCTTCTCTGTTTTATAGATTAAGTCATTGCAATCATCACGAATCATCGGCATGTTGGTCGGGATAACCAAAACATCAAGATTATAAATTTTCTTGAATTCGGCCGCTTCCGTATCGGCGGTTCCAGTCATGCCCGCCAATTTTTTATACATTCTAAAATAATTCTGAAATGTGATGGACGCCAGTGTTTGATTCTCTTTTTCAATCTTGACTTTTTCCTTGGCTTCCAATGCCTGATGCAGACCATCGCTGTAACGACGGCCGGGCATCACTCTTCCCGTAAATTCATCAACAATTACTACTTCCCCGTCCTTAACCAGATAATCCACATCTCTTTTAAATAAAGTATGTGCGCGGAGAGCCTGATTGACATGATGAACGATTTCTATATTGCGCGGCTCATAAAGATTTTGCACATTAAGAAACCCCTCAACATGCGCCACGCCTTCTTCTGTAAGAACAACCGTTTTGCTTTTTTCTTCTATCGTGTAATCAGCATCTTTTTTTAACCGGGGAATTATTTGATTAATCTTATAATATTTATCAGTTGATTCTTCGGAAGGACCGGAAATAATCAGTGGAGTCCTGGCTTCATCAATTAAAATACTGTCAACTTCGTCCACGATAGCGTAGTTGAACTCACGCTGAACATAGTCATCCAGAGTAAATTTCATATTATCGCGAAGATAATCAAAACCAAATTCATTATTAGTTCCATAGGTAATATCCGCATGATATGCTTCTCTTCGTTCATCATCGTCCAAACCATGAACAATCACGCCAACGCTCAGGCCCAGAAATTCATAAATAGGCCCCATCCATTCAGCATCTCTCTTGGCCAGATAATCATTGACAGTAACTACATGACACCCCTTTTGCTCCAAAGAGTTAAGATAAAGAGGCATTGTAGCGGCCAATGTTTTTCCTTCACCTGTTTTCATTTCGGCAATCTTACCTTCATGTAAAACAATTCCGCCGATTACCTGAACATCGAAAGGCCTCATCAGTAAAGTACGGCGAGAAGCTTCGCGAGCCACAGCAAAAGCTTCCGTCAGAATATCATCAAGAGTAAAACCATTTTTTATTTTTTCTCTGAAATAAGGAGTCTTAGCCCGCAATTCTTCATCAGTCAAAGACATCATCGCCGGCTCGAAATTATTGATTTCGCTTAATAGCAATGACAACCGTTTTAATTCCCGGTCATTTTTTGTTCCCACAATTTTTTTAAGTATGTCTTCCAGAAACATTGATTACCTTTTTAAAAAAAAACCGGCAAGCTTACCGGTGAGTTTAAATATTTTAATTTTATTGACAATAAAAGCTCATGCTTCCGGGATGAAATTTCCCGGCAATGAAAACGATTATTGTTACCTGCCTACACGATCAGACGATCAACTGCTTTTCAAGTACTTTTTAGGATTTACCGGAAAATTGTTGACAAACACTGCATAGTGAAGATGCGCACCCGTACTTCGGCCGGTATCGCCAACATACCCGATGATCTCACCTCTTTTAACCCTCATGCCTTGTTTTACGACCCTTTTGGACAAATGGGCAAAACCGGTGGCCAAACCACGGCCATGATCAATTTTTACAAAATTACCATCCTGCGACTCATAGGCACTGATAACCACGATTCCATCTGCCGGCGCAATGACTTCCTTGCCAAACCGAGTCGATATATCCAATCCTTTATGAAATTCCACACCTGATCTGAAAGGTGATTGTCGTGCTCCGAACTCCGATGTAACCCAGCCTTTTACCGGCCATATGGAAGGAGTAGAAGCAAGAATAGATTTTTGCTCATGCAAGAAAGCTAATAATTCGCTAAAGCTTTTTTCCCGGTAGCCGGCATCTTCATTAAGTTTTTCGATGC
The sequence above is a segment of the Deltaproteobacteria bacterium HGW-Deltaproteobacteria-2 genome. Coding sequences within it:
- a CDS encoding ornithine acetyltransferase yields the protein MVKNKTKICVPGFLANGIAVGIKGTDKKDLGLIYSTVPAKVAAVFTKNTFKAAPLLINEERVKRGIAQAIITNSGCANAATGKEGYRDALAVSSALSKEMKIKDELVLVSSTGVIGKRLPLKKIESGIGKLVKGLNEAGIEDAEAAMMTTDKYPKVAIRKGVVGAKDITICGIAKGAGMIEPNMATLLTYVMTDALIDSKALSTVFHQVINSTFNSISVDGCMSTNDMAIIMANGLAGNNPLEKVQARLQRFRDMLSEVLTELCQAVVQDGEGATKFISIMVEGAKSKSDARSAAYAIANSNLVKTAFFGEDPNWGRIIAALGSSGISMEKEKVSLSIGGKMVFHQDSPVAFNLSELKEIFKKDRINVHVGLGAGDKSYFVYTSDLSYDYVKINADYTT
- a CDS encoding preprotein translocase subunit SecA yields the protein MFLEDILKKIVGTKNDRELKRLSLLLSEINNFEPAMMSLTDEELRAKTPYFREKIKNGFTLDDILTEAFAVAREASRRTLLMRPFDVQVIGGIVLHEGKIAEMKTGEGKTLAATMPLYLNSLEQKGCHVVTVNDYLAKRDAEWMGPIYEFLGLSVGVIVHGLDDDERREAYHADITYGTNNEFGFDYLRDNMKFTLDDYVQREFNYAIVDEVDSILIDEARTPLIISGPSEESTDKYYKINQIIPRLKKDADYTIEEKSKTVVLTEEGVAHVEGFLNVQNLYEPRNIEIVHHVNQALRAHTLFKRDVDYLVKDGEVVIVDEFTGRVMPGRRYSDGLHQALEAKEKVKIEKENQTLASITFQNYFRMYKKLAGMTGTADTEAAEFKKIYNLDVLVIPTNMPMIRDDCNDLIYKTEKEKINAVIKEVKELNKGKRPVLIGTISIEKSELLSKYLTKAGVKHHVLNAKNHEREAEIVANAGQPGMVTISTNMAGRGTDIKLGEGVAELGGLHILGTERHESRRIDNQLRGRSGRQGDNGSSRFYLSLEDDLLRIFGAERISGIMDRIGIEEDQPIEHKYISRAIENAQKRVEGQNFDIRKHLLDYDDVMNRQRKVIYEQRKKVLRGEDLWTDVNEMIEEIIDDLLSEFMNEKENKEEWNLKGFEDALFKQFNIKFDLVNLGQNTSAQLSVREFVIEGVQKLLHNKENEFGKELMDYLMKVIMLQAIDTQWKEHLLAMDHLREGIGLRGYAQKDPVREYQREGYEMFMEMIARIKMDVLEKLCLIRIQREEEVEEIRQKQKQDYIMSRGEDVPEPKTVKHEGAKTGRNDPCPCGSGKKYKKCCGV